From a region of the Helianthus annuus cultivar XRQ/B chromosome 5, HanXRQr2.0-SUNRISE, whole genome shotgun sequence genome:
- the LOC110942731 gene encoding uncharacterized protein LOC110942731 translates to MESVIDLCECNDRNKVRFAVHMFEAEALHWWNIVVRIEGKEKVKEMKWEEFIHKFLAKYCPPSEIEQLEVEFFQLKMGNKTYREYVSRFSDISRLVSYLALTKEQLINRFIWGLPSEMRVFIKSKSPKTFAETVEAGAVMAAEIILRQAESHAPKRKWEERKGTPRITTLKGLKHFLNVKFANAFIRGNAVFLVQIVKRRVILFKNARKRRSVSDVETLTT, encoded by the coding sequence atggagtcagtAATAGACCTATGTGAATGTAATGACCGCAACAAAGTACGGTTCGCCGTACATATGTTTGAAGCTGAAGCCCTTCACTGGTGGAACATTGTGGTCCGAATAGAGGGAAAAGAAAAGGTTAAGGAGATGAAGTGGGAGGAGTTTATTCATAAGTTTCTTGCTAAGTATTGTCCTCCCAGTGAGATTGAGCAACTGGAAGTGGAATTCTTTCAGttaaaaatgggaaataaaacctaTCGAGAGTATGTTTCTCGTTTCAGTGACATATCTCGACTGGTTTCTTATTTAGCATTGACTAAGGAACAACTGATCAATAGGTTTATTTGGGGTCTACCCTCTGAAATGAGGGTGTTTATCAAATCCAAATCCCCCAAGACTTTTGCAGAAACTGTTGAGGCTGGCGCCGTCATGGCTGCTGAGATAATTCTGCGGCAGGCTGAATCTCACGCACCAAAAAGGAAGTGGGAAGAAAGAAAGGGGACACCCAGAATAACAACTTTAAAAGGCCTAAAACATTTCCTCAATGTCAAATTTGCAAACGCTTTCATACGGGGGAATGCCGTTTTCCTTGTCCAAATTGTAAAAAGACGGGTCATTCTCTTCAAGAATGCAAGGAAAAGAAGAAGTGTTTCGGATGTGGAGACCCTAACCACATGA